In Babesia microti strain RI chromosome IV, complete genome, the sequence CCTCATTTTGCCTGTTAAGATTGTTTCCGACCGAATTATTGGCAGGGCCAGAGATATTGCCCTGATGATTACCAGGAAGAGTTCCTGggtgaaaattttggtGAGGAAAAAGATTCCCAGGAAAACTTTTGAATTGCATTTGCCGCCCTATTTGCTGTTGCTGTTGGTGATGATGCTGCTGCGGGGTGAGTGGGTGTGAGTGCTTGGGATGAAAAGAATTCTGGAGCATATCAGGGGGAGGCAAGTATAAAGGTGGAATGTATGAAGGCTGTATGTGCCCAGGTGGAATAATTTTGGGCGATTGCATCGACGAACCGTgtataaattgttgttgtaGGTGTAGGGGAGGCATCTTACCCCCGAAATGAGCACCCTGTTGCTGCATCTGCTGGTGCTGCGTGTGTGGATGAATTTGGGGCATATGTCTAGCCTCCATGATATGTTTCGGAGGTATGTGTGAAGGTAAATGACCTAAGGAGGGAGATATGTGATAGGAAAGTTTGTTTGGCGATAAGAGCTGGTTTTGAGGTATCATCATAGAGGCAGCGCGGTCGGGATTAACCTTAAGCAACCGCTTTTGGTGCATATGCTGAAAGTACATTTGTTGCATATTCATTCCATTGCCCATGTTGTTAATTCCGCTTCCTGCATTCATACCGTATGCGTTTTGTATACCAGGAGGGTAATTAAACTGCATTCCTGGATGAGTACCACTTGTGTGAGATTGAGGCAATTGCTGGGGTAGAGATTGTGATTGGGGCGTGGACTGATTGGAAGCTGTAGAAGATTGTGGTGATGGCACTGATACTTTGGACCTATCCGCAGGTGATGGATAAAATCCGCCACCAGCAAGGCAAGCCACATCTCTTTCCTGTCTTACAGCCTCAGTTCTAGGCAAATCTGGCTTATTAGCATCAGTGCGTGGATCAATACGTGTTAGATATGTATAGTCAAAGGCTGGTTCTGGAGTTTTTATGGTCAACGGCTGTAATGGTGCTGTCATCGGGGCAAAATTAGCCTCAATTCCACCCAATGATCCATGTGCTGGCGGGTGAAGCGATAAATGCATATGTTTATGGTCACTTGCGGCTGCGATTGCCTTCCAGTGCTCCAATTCCTTACTCAATGACTCAACTTTGTTTCTTATATTGGACAATATTCCAGCATCAGAACgtattaaacaatataattcattagcTGCCAATGAGGACACAATAGGAGGCTGAATGTTCATTGATTCCAGTATTTTGTTGATAGTTTCATCATTCTTAGGTGTGAGTTTTGCCTTGTGATTCGCAACACATGCGCTGGCTAATGAGGCGCCTTTTGATGGGCGTATTGAGTGCAATGGGATGGTCTGAATCAGACATATTTATGAATAATATGTGTtgacaataaatattttaaacaacatatatataatgaatatgatCAGACAATATTATTGGCGAGTTATTAAATGGCGAATGACATAACatataatgaattgattGTAACTGATTATGGCGTAAGATTTTTAgatatttcatatttttcTCTATTACATAATATGTCATAATAGagtatataatttcatatatgtaatgatatatattgtgataTGTGTTTTTGCAGCCTTTTAGTTTTggattttgaaatattatttcCATGGGAAATTTTGGCGTAATCTTAAGAAAATATCACACATGTACGAATTAAGCattaatacataattgaaaattttggaatatgaaaaataatttgaatttaaacGGTTAGTATTCGACACAGTGCAAACATATGTAggtataaatattgtgtaaTGAGGAAAATTGAATGGATGAACAAAATTAAAGTTTATacattttgtaatttaatgaattaacACTTACGGGAATAATATCTTCCTGGTTCACTCCAAACTTCTTCTTCAGGCGCTTCAATTCAAAAGGCTTCTTCTCCTCCTTCCtaattttcaattccaATTTCGTAATCTCCTCAACCAAATCAACTTCCTTCTGACGAGATTCAGGACTAATGCGATATTGGCGATCAAACATGTTACGTCTCTCCCTATCTTGCTCGTAATTATAAGTATATTTGATCATGGGATGACGATTACGCTCCTCCTTGATGCTAACAACTGCCGGGTgatttaatgatttgtaCTTTGACGCTTCAGCACGTATCCTTTCCTCAAATGTATGCTCCATTAGCTTCTTTGCGATAGAATAATATTTCTGTTTGACCTGCTCCATTGTCACTGGCATCTTTTGTTTAATCTTGTCGTgtattataacaaatttcaACTCAAACGTTTCACAAAGGTCCATTAACCAATCGGTTTCAGCGCGGGTCCAATCCCCCAAATCATCCTAGGTCAGTGTGTTGACGAAGTTGTTAATACACATAAAGTAATCGTGCATTATACAATTcgataattaaataacggaaaaaatgtatattgaTAACAGTGCATACATATTCTGTGTATGTCATGTTAAATAACATTGGGTAAGTGATGTATGATAGCGTGGAACAgttactaatatataaatacatagAAATTAGCAATAAATGGAATTCAGAAGTCAATTGGTATGTTAGTATGATATAAAGTCTTTTCAAACATAGCAAAAAAATAGGAggtttaaattatttataaaaagCAGATAAAAGagaatatataaataataatatacccATAAATGTATTGATAAATAGTGGCTATAAcaacaatataaacaaaaGTGTTAAAcatttagatataattaaacaataacaTATGTGCATACAAACTACTTAGCATTAAACGCAATGaataaataacattaaatGAGATGGCAAATACTTAATTAGCATGTTTGAAAAATAAACGAGTATGATTACCTTGAGATGGGAATTGTAGAATTCGTCAGAGTAGCGGTATACTTTGATGACTGGATTGAACTTTGCAAAGCGATATTCATGTCTAACGATGTTTTGTTCATCATATACAGGTAGAACTTCATCATTAGAGACGGCTTTTGAACTAACATTGATTCTTTCCCAGTGAGATAGGACAAGTTTGTCTGATCTGGCAGGGTTGGTGAATTTGCACATCCTCCATGCGATTTTTTCGGGGGTTTGGGGCTACATATTGGTCAAAGTTACTGTTATAGCGATAGCTACAGATGTAGGGATGGAATGTGTAGATTCCTCGTCCGAAATTGGCCTCTTCAGGTTAACATCCATGGTGCATGCAACATCGCCCCAGATAAGAATTAAGGGTGTGAAAGGGATGTATAATGAAAGTGATCAAGAAAGTGGGTTCGGGATAAATTAGTGCATCAAATAACCATCAGTATGCAAGGTTATGTTGGAGAAAATAGAATTAGAGTGTGAAAAAAATGTTGCATCTAATTTGGCATACGTACTATATTATGTGGGGAAGGGTATTTATATAAGGCAGAGTGTATTCTGTTCAcatacaataatatcataataaacattattattgttatttaatatgtCTAAACGTGCTTGGCATCCATCCCTTTTACCTGTAATTCCAGTTCAATCTGTGCCTCATTTggaaaattacaaatttactcCAGCACAGCAAGGATGTGTTGATTCATTCTTAACTAAGTATTGGTGGAACGTAATCGCTCGAGCGATGCCTCCTGTATGTTTATTTCTCATTCAGTCTATACATCCAAATGTTGTCACTATCATTGGCTCAGTCTTCATGCTATTTGCCTTCACCATTTCCATTGCCCATGTGACAGGACTTATTCTAAAGAAAACTGCTTGCATTTACTTCACCATTGCTTTTTGTGTCTTCATGTACCAAGTATGTCTtcattcaattatattttttaacttGCGCCCTCTTTGTCGCATTTATGTTAACcattcatcatttattatatcacATAGACTTGCGATGGAATAGATGGAATTATGTCAAGAAGATTAGGCCTTTCATCTCCACTGGGACAATTTTTGGATCATGGAtttgatacaatttacGCAATTTTGTGGCCATTATTTTTACTTGTGATTTTTGACTGTGACTTCAACGTATTCTTCCATCTTTCGTTGTTTGcagtatatatacaattagtCCTCATCATGTTCAAGGAGCAAGATAAAGGCGTTTTTTACAGTCACAATAACTTCACATGCGTTACCCATGCTCAATTTATGACCATACTTTCCATGATTATCAAGGGCACATATGGCATGGAGTGGGCGATGCTTCCTCTTAAATCTACCAATATTGGCAGAATCCTCTTCAGTACATTCTTGGCCAAGATGATTCCCGCTTACTGGAACGTTTATCATCTTATCCTCTTCGTCGTCATCACTTGGTAAGTCACGCTACTTATTATcttgtataaataatatctaaATCATTTTACGTGTTGTTGACATTATTGCATTCATCTACtaactaatttttacaCGATTATTGTCTAAAATTCTTCTGTGTGGAATTATTAACagttttttacattttgaCGTAATTATTTACGTGCATACACCATATGCAATTCTGCCGTTACATAAACCAATTTGTTGTCACTCAAATTCTACCTATCACttaaaattcatttttaaaaatgagttTGCTGCTTTTTTCAACACTTTAAATGCCAAATGGCATTACATTGCATTGGCACTTACACTATATAATCTATCATAGACATAAACTGTTTGTTCCTTTTAACCACATGTAATCTATGTATTGTGCGTttacattaatttgtgttatttatctaattttcggtgtatttataaataaatcatatttatctaACATATAATGCATATTGTGTTTTTATGTGTTGTGTTGTTCCATTCACTGTTTTCATTCAAGCataattattgttgttTATGCTAATTTAGTAACGCAATTGCAGTTATGATCGACGTAATAACGACCTTTGGAGCATATAAACAGAAGTCTACACTAGCTAAATTGATGTTATCTGCCGCTATACACTTTATGTTCATCTATGCCGTGCACTGCTATAAACCTTTAGGAAAGGGTGGTTTCTT encodes:
- a CDS encoding DNA methyltransferase 1-associated protein 1 (overlaps_old_locusTagID:BBM_III09225); its protein translation is MDVNLKRPISDEESTHSIPTSVAIAITPQTPEKIAWRMCKFTNPARSDKLVLSHWERINVSSKAVSNDEVLPVYDEQNIVRHEYRFAKFNPVIKVYRYSDEFYNSHLKDDLGDWTRAETDWLMDLCETFELKFVIIHDKIKQKMPVTMEQVKQKYYSIAKKLMEHTFEERIRAEASKYKSLNHPAVVSIKEERNRHPMIKYTYNYEQDRERRNMFDRQYRISPESRQKEVDLVEEITKLELKIRKEEKKPFELKRLKKKFGVNQEDIIPTIPLHSIRPSKGASLASACVANHKAKLTPKNDETINKILESMNIQPPIVSSLAANELYCLIRSDAGILSNIRNKVESLSKELEHWKAIAAASDHKHMHLSLHPPAHGSLGGIEANFAPMTAPLQPLTIKTPEPAFDYTYLTRIDPRTDANKPDLPRTEAVRQERDVACLAGGGFYPSPADRSKVSVPSPQSSTASNQSTPQSQSLPQQLPQSHTSGTHPGMQFNYPPGIQNAYGMNAGSGINNMGNGMNMQQMYFQHMHQKRLLKVNPDRAASMMIPQNQLLSPNKLSYHISPSLGHLPSHIPPKHIMEARHMPQIHPHTQHQQMQQQGAHFGGKMPPLHLQQQFIHGSSMQSPKIIPPGHIQPSYIPPLYLPPPDMLQNSFHPKHSHPLTPQQHHHQQQQQIGRQMQFKSFPGNLFPHQNFHPGTLPGNHQGNISGPANNSVGNNLNRQNEG
- a CDS encoding ethanolaminephosphotransferase (overlaps_old_locusTagID:BBM_III09230), translated to MSKRAWHPSLLPVIPVQSVPHLENYKFTPAQQGCVDSFLTKYWWNVIARAMPPSIHPNVVTIIGSVFMLFAFTISIAHVTGLILKKTACIYFTIAFCVFMYQTCDGIDGIMSRRLGLSSPLGQFLDHGFDTIYAILWPLFLLVIFDCDFNVFFHLSLFAVYIQLVLIMFKEQDKGVFYSHNNFTCVTHAQFMTILSMIIKGTYGMEWAMLPLKSTNIGRILFSTFLAKMIPAYWNVYHLILFVVITCNAIAVMIDVITTFGAYKQKSTLAKLMLSAAIHFMFIYAVHCYKPLGKGGFFSKPTLPKTLRMLMYAFTLLCFSSISIYNLICVVCKVQMTYGFTHLIPIYFFLSLYYLKYVLGVTLPKIDKIFTTHENLTLLFAGAAGYCALYIVHHFVCVVLEIKHHLGLTVFYVKPRISSARKF